One window from the genome of Roseomonas haemaphysalidis encodes:
- the gltB gene encoding glutamate synthase large subunit produces MTDIVEPGAAFAETYARNAALLAGDAHLDVTEHDACGVGLVAALDGKPRRDVVQAGIDALKAVWHRGAVDADGKTGDGAGIHVEIPQDFFAEVVERGGDRLRPGRIAVGMVFMPKTDLGAQERCRQIVETEILNAGYNIYGWRQVPIDIACIGEKANATRPEIEQILIWDPEQRDADTCERDMYVIRRRIEKNAIAAQVPELYLCSLSGRSVIYKGMFLAENLTDFYPDLVDERFISRFAIYHQRYSTNTFPTWRLAQPFRMLAHNGEINTVHGNVNWMKSHETRLSHPLLDAVMEDIKPVVQAGGSDTATLDNVFELLVRAGRDAPMAKAMLIPESIGSNAIMPQAHQDLFMYCNAVMEPWDGPAAIAATDGRWAIAGLDRNGLRPMRYSITASKLLIVGSETGMVKVPESEVLAKGRLGPGQSIAVDLDTQQFFTPDQVKDLLAARKPFGDWVNRTTKIDGIVRNEVDERALLEGEALRRRQLSMGFTMEDLETILHPMVEEGAEAIGSMGDDTPIAVLSQHYRGLHHFFRQMFAQVTNPPIDSLRETRVMTIKTRLGNLGNILDEDPTQCDMLQLESPVLSNAEFEAMRGYMGATVCTVDCTFPVADGEAGLRRALERIRREAEEGVRSGCAHVILTDEATGPERAIIPMILAVGAVHTHLVKNSLRTFTSLNVRAAECVDVHYFAVLIGAGATTVNAYLAQESIADRHRRGLFGQLSLKDCVARYRKAIDKGLLKTMSKMGISVLSSYRGGMNFEAIGLSRALVAEFFPGTQSRISGIGLSGIARRVLAMHEKGWGAEAAVLPVGGLYKLRRRGEAHAFEATLIHTLQHAVETDSYQTFKRYTEQVRKLPPVALRDLLDFRFEGRKPIAIEEVESITEIRKRLIAPGISLGALSPEAHETLSIAMNRIGARSDSGEGGEDPERAKPRANGDNANSSIKQIASGRFGVTAEYLNNCREIEIKVAQGAKPGEGGQLPGFKVTGLIAKLRHATPGVMLISPPPHHDIYSIEDLAQLIYDLKQINPDATVCVKLVSRSGIGTIAAGVAKAKADAILVSGHNGGTGASPVSSIKYAGLPWEMGLSESHQVLLLNRLRHRIKLRTDGGLKTGRDVVMAAMLGAEEFGIGTASLVAMGCIMVRQCHSNTCPVGVCSQDEDLRKKFTGTPEKVINLFSFVAEEVREILAELGFRRIEDIIGRTDLLKQVSRGSEDLDDLDLNPLLVQADAGPYPRHCTLEGRNEVPETLDADMIRDAAALFERGEKMQLAYNIRNTHRAIGTKISSKITRKFGMSGLQAGHLTVRLRGSAGQSLGAFAVRGLKLEVLGDANDYVGKGLSGGSIVIRPAPSSTLVWSDNAIVGNTCLYGATAGELFAAGQAGERFAVRNSGATTVVEGCGSNGCEYMTGGVAVILGAVGDNFGAGFTGGQAFIYDADDTFERRVNPDTLLWRRLSSAHWEGALRELVQRHAAETGSRLAARLLNDWASERGHFWHVVPKEYARYLPQPMEDIAMAAE; encoded by the coding sequence ATGACCGACATCGTCGAGCCCGGCGCCGCCTTCGCCGAGACCTATGCCCGCAACGCAGCGCTCCTGGCGGGCGATGCGCATCTGGACGTGACCGAGCACGATGCCTGCGGCGTCGGGCTGGTGGCCGCGCTGGACGGCAAGCCCCGCCGCGACGTGGTGCAGGCCGGCATCGACGCGCTCAAGGCGGTGTGGCACCGCGGCGCCGTGGATGCCGACGGCAAGACGGGCGACGGCGCGGGCATCCATGTGGAGATCCCGCAGGACTTCTTCGCGGAAGTGGTGGAACGCGGCGGCGACCGGCTGCGCCCCGGGCGCATCGCCGTCGGCATGGTGTTCATGCCCAAGACCGACCTCGGCGCGCAGGAGCGCTGCCGGCAGATCGTCGAGACCGAGATCCTCAACGCCGGCTACAACATCTACGGCTGGCGGCAGGTGCCGATCGACATCGCCTGCATCGGCGAGAAGGCCAATGCCACGCGCCCCGAGATCGAGCAGATCCTGATCTGGGACCCCGAGCAGCGGGATGCCGATACCTGCGAGCGGGACATGTACGTGATCCGCCGCCGCATCGAGAAGAACGCCATCGCGGCGCAGGTGCCGGAGCTGTACCTGTGCAGCCTGTCCGGCCGCTCGGTGATCTACAAGGGCATGTTCCTGGCGGAGAACCTGACCGACTTCTACCCCGACTTGGTGGACGAGCGCTTCATCAGCCGCTTCGCGATCTACCACCAGCGCTATTCCACCAACACCTTTCCGACCTGGCGGCTGGCCCAGCCGTTCCGGATGCTGGCGCATAACGGCGAGATCAACACCGTCCACGGCAACGTCAACTGGATGAAGTCGCACGAGACGCGGCTGTCGCACCCGCTGCTCGATGCCGTGATGGAGGACATCAAGCCCGTCGTGCAGGCTGGCGGCTCGGATACCGCGACGCTGGACAACGTGTTCGAGCTGCTGGTGCGCGCGGGCCGCGACGCGCCCATGGCCAAGGCGATGCTGATCCCGGAAAGCATCGGCTCCAACGCCATCATGCCGCAGGCCCACCAGGACTTGTTCATGTATTGCAACGCGGTGATGGAGCCGTGGGACGGCCCCGCCGCCATCGCGGCGACCGACGGCCGCTGGGCCATCGCGGGTTTGGACCGCAACGGGCTGCGGCCGATGCGCTACAGCATCACCGCCTCCAAGCTGCTGATCGTCGGTTCCGAGACCGGCATGGTGAAGGTGCCGGAAAGCGAGGTGCTGGCCAAGGGCCGCCTCGGCCCCGGGCAAAGCATCGCGGTGGACCTCGACACCCAGCAGTTCTTCACGCCCGACCAGGTCAAGGACTTGCTCGCCGCGCGCAAGCCCTTCGGCGACTGGGTGAACCGCACCACCAAGATCGACGGCATCGTCCGCAACGAGGTGGATGAGCGCGCCTTGCTGGAAGGCGAGGCGCTGCGCCGCCGCCAGCTTTCCATGGGCTTCACCATGGAGGACCTGGAAACCATCCTGCATCCGATGGTGGAGGAAGGCGCCGAGGCCATCGGCTCCATGGGCGACGACACGCCCATCGCCGTGCTGTCGCAGCACTACCGCGGCCTGCACCACTTCTTCCGGCAGATGTTCGCGCAGGTCACCAACCCGCCGATCGACAGCCTGCGCGAAACGCGGGTGATGACCATCAAGACGCGGCTCGGCAACCTCGGCAACATCCTCGACGAGGACCCGACGCAGTGCGACATGCTGCAGCTGGAAAGCCCCGTGCTGAGCAATGCCGAGTTCGAGGCGATGCGCGGCTACATGGGCGCCACCGTCTGCACCGTGGATTGCACCTTCCCTGTCGCTGACGGCGAAGCCGGCCTGCGCCGCGCGCTGGAGCGCATCCGCCGCGAGGCGGAGGAGGGTGTCCGCTCCGGCTGCGCCCACGTCATCCTGACGGACGAGGCGACCGGCCCCGAGCGCGCCATCATTCCGATGATCCTGGCGGTCGGCGCGGTGCACACGCACCTGGTCAAGAATTCGCTGCGCACCTTCACCAGCCTGAACGTGCGTGCCGCCGAATGCGTGGACGTGCATTACTTCGCCGTGCTGATCGGCGCCGGCGCCACCACGGTGAACGCCTATCTGGCGCAGGAAAGCATCGCCGACCGGCACCGGCGCGGGCTGTTCGGCCAGCTTTCGCTGAAAGACTGCGTCGCGCGCTACCGCAAGGCCATCGACAAGGGCCTGCTGAAGACGATGTCCAAGATGGGCATCTCTGTCCTCTCCTCCTATCGCGGCGGGATGAACTTCGAGGCCATCGGGTTGTCCCGTGCCCTGGTCGCCGAGTTCTTTCCCGGCACGCAGTCGCGCATCTCGGGCATCGGCCTGTCCGGCATCGCGCGCCGCGTGCTGGCGATGCACGAGAAGGGCTGGGGCGCCGAGGCGGCGGTGCTGCCGGTGGGTGGCCTGTACAAGCTGCGCCGGCGTGGTGAGGCGCATGCCTTCGAGGCGACGCTGATCCACACGCTGCAGCACGCCGTGGAAACCGACAGCTACCAGACCTTCAAGCGATACACGGAGCAGGTGCGCAAGCTCCCCCCCGTGGCGCTGCGCGACCTCTTGGACTTCCGCTTCGAGGGCCGCAAGCCGATCGCCATCGAGGAGGTCGAGAGCATCACCGAGATCCGCAAGCGCCTGATCGCGCCCGGCATCTCGCTCGGCGCGCTGAGCCCCGAGGCGCATGAGACGCTGTCCATCGCCATGAACCGCATCGGCGCGCGCTCCGACAGCGGCGAGGGCGGCGAGGACCCGGAGCGCGCCAAGCCGCGCGCCAATGGCGACAATGCCAATTCCTCGATCAAGCAGATCGCCTCCGGCCGCTTCGGCGTCACCGCCGAGTACCTGAACAACTGCCGCGAGATCGAGATCAAGGTCGCCCAGGGCGCCAAGCCCGGCGAGGGCGGGCAGTTGCCCGGCTTCAAGGTGACCGGCCTGATCGCCAAGCTGCGCCACGCGACGCCGGGGGTGATGCTGATCAGCCCGCCGCCGCACCACGACATCTACTCGATCGAGGATCTGGCGCAGCTCATCTACGACCTGAAGCAGATCAACCCGGATGCCACCGTCTGCGTGAAGCTGGTGTCGCGTTCGGGCATCGGCACCATCGCGGCGGGCGTGGCCAAGGCCAAGGCGGATGCCATCCTGGTGTCGGGCCACAACGGCGGCACCGGCGCCTCGCCGGTGTCCTCCATCAAGTATGCCGGGCTGCCCTGGGAGATGGGGCTGTCCGAATCCCACCAGGTGCTGCTGCTCAACCGGCTGCGCCACCGCATCAAGCTGCGCACCGACGGCGGCCTGAAGACCGGGCGCGACGTGGTGATGGCGGCGATGCTGGGGGCCGAGGAATTCGGCATCGGCACGGCGTCGCTGGTGGCGATGGGCTGCATCATGGTGCGCCAGTGCCACAGCAACACCTGCCCCGTGGGCGTGTGCTCGCAGGACGAGGATCTGCGCAAGAAGTTCACCGGCACGCCGGAGAAGGTCATCAACCTGTTCTCCTTTGTCGCCGAGGAGGTGCGCGAGATCCTGGCCGAGCTGGGCTTCCGGCGCATCGAGGACATCATCGGCCGCACCGACCTGCTGAAGCAGGTGTCGCGCGGCTCCGAGGACCTCGACGACCTCGACCTCAACCCGCTGCTGGTGCAGGCCGATGCCGGCCCTTATCCGCGCCACTGCACGCTGGAAGGCCGCAACGAGGTGCCCGAGACGCTGGACGCCGACATGATCCGCGATGCCGCGGCGCTGTTCGAGCGGGGCGAGAAGATGCAGCTCGCCTACAACATCCGGAACACGCATCGTGCCATCGGCACCAAGATCAGTTCCAAGATCACCCGCAAGTTCGGCATGAGCGGCCTGCAGGCGGGGCATCTGACGGTGCGGCTGCGCGGCTCGGCCGGGCAGTCGCTCGGCGCCTTCGCGGTGCGTGGGCTGAAGCTGGAAGTGCTGGGCGATGCCAACGACTACGTGGGCAAGGGCCTGTCGGGCGGCAGCATCGTCATCCGTCCGGCGCCGTCCTCCACGCTGGTGTGGTCAGACAACGCCATCGTCGGCAACACCTGCCTGTATGGCGCGACGGCGGGCGAGCTGTTCGCGGCGGGACAGGCGGGCGAGCGCTTCGCGGTGCGCAACTCCGGCGCCACCACGGTGGTGGAGGGCTGCGGCTCCAACGGCTGCGAATACATGACCGGCGGCGTCGCCGTGATCCTCGGCGCGGTGGGGGACAACTTCGGCGCCGGCTTCACCGGCGGCCAGGCCTTCATCTACGACGCCGACGACACCTTCGAGCGGCGCGTGAACCCGGACACGCTGCTGTGGCGCCGCCTGTCTTCCGCCCATTGGGAAGGCGCGCTGCGGGAACTGGTGCAGCGGCATGCGGCCGAAACGGGTTCGCGCCTCGCCGCGCGGCTCCTCAACGACTGGGCCTCCGAGCGCGGCCACTTCTGGCACGTGGTGCCCAAGGAATACGCCCGCTACCTGCCGCAGCCGATGGAAGACATCGCCATGGCCGCCGAATGA
- a CDS encoding glutathione S-transferase family protein: MRILYHLPLSPYARKVRLALNEKRIPFELRVERVWDRREEFLEMNPACTVPVLTEENGLVLADSYAICEYLDEAYPETPLLGRTLGERAEVRRLVAWFDGKFAREVTSNLLYEKQMKRLMGRGNPDAGSLRAGYANLKPHLDYLGWLAETRLWLAGSSLSLADLTAASHLSSLDYIGDIDWSLNDAAKDWYARVKSRPGFRPLLADRVSGVNPPPHYADLDF, from the coding sequence ATGCGCATCCTCTACCACCTTCCCTTGTCCCCTTATGCCCGCAAGGTCCGGCTGGCGCTGAACGAAAAGCGCATTCCTTTCGAGCTGCGGGTCGAGCGGGTGTGGGACCGGCGCGAGGAATTCCTGGAAATGAACCCGGCCTGCACGGTGCCCGTGCTGACCGAGGAAAATGGCCTGGTGCTGGCTGACAGCTACGCCATCTGCGAGTACCTGGACGAAGCCTACCCCGAAACGCCGCTGCTGGGCCGCACGCTGGGCGAGCGCGCCGAGGTGCGGCGGCTGGTCGCCTGGTTCGATGGCAAGTTCGCGCGCGAGGTCACCAGCAACCTGCTGTATGAGAAGCAGATGAAGCGGCTGATGGGGCGCGGCAACCCGGATGCGGGGTCGTTGCGCGCCGGCTACGCCAACCTCAAGCCGCACCTGGATTACCTGGGCTGGCTGGCGGAGACGCGGCTGTGGCTGGCCGGCTCCTCGCTGTCGCTGGCCGACCTCACGGCCGCGTCGCACCTGTCGTCGCTGGACTACATCGGTGACATCGACTGGTCGCTGAACGATGCCGCGAAGGACTGGTATGCCCGCGTGAAGTCCCGCCCGGGCTTCCGGCCGTTGCTGGCGGACCGGGTCAGCGGCGTGAATCCGCCGCCGCATTACGCGGATCTCGATTTCTGA
- a CDS encoding tetratricopeptide repeat protein encodes MRAPLPHARWRRTLLGVSLAAALGTGAGLALWLHSTTLTEAAEPAPAGPPPAAARGPDNAAPGLPLPAGPPRLASGPEYESCLALLRTNPEAALAAAESWERRGGGEGARHCTALAQLALGEADRAAERLERLASESHAGNAARAAIYAQAVQAWTLAGQPGRAYAAATLSLTLSPTDPALLVDRALAAASLGRYGEALLDLDAALAAGPPRPDTLVFRAAALRHLNRQADALQAVQQALALDPRQPDALLERGILKQLKGDTAGARADWQRTVTAAPDSPAADLARRNLALNEAAPRRR; translated from the coding sequence ATGCGAGCCCCCCTTCCCCATGCCCGCTGGCGCCGCACGCTCCTGGGCGTGTCCCTGGCGGCCGCGCTGGGCACCGGCGCCGGCCTCGCCCTGTGGCTGCATTCCACGACCTTGACCGAGGCGGCCGAGCCCGCCCCCGCCGGGCCGCCCCCGGCAGCCGCCCGGGGCCCGGACAACGCCGCGCCCGGCCTGCCCTTGCCGGCCGGGCCGCCCCGGCTGGCCAGCGGCCCCGAATACGAATCCTGCCTCGCCCTGCTGCGCACCAACCCGGAAGCCGCCCTTGCGGCGGCCGAAAGCTGGGAGCGCCGGGGTGGTGGCGAAGGCGCCCGGCATTGCACCGCGCTGGCCCAGTTGGCCCTGGGCGAGGCCGACCGCGCCGCCGAGCGGCTGGAGCGGCTGGCCAGCGAATCGCACGCCGGCAATGCCGCCCGCGCCGCCATCTATGCCCAGGCGGTGCAGGCCTGGACGCTGGCGGGGCAACCGGGCCGCGCCTATGCCGCCGCCACCCTGTCGCTGACCCTGTCGCCCACCGATCCCGCCCTGCTGGTGGACCGTGCGCTCGCCGCTGCCAGCCTGGGCCGCTACGGCGAGGCGCTGCTGGACCTCGACGCCGCGCTGGCGGCAGGCCCCCCGCGCCCCGATACCCTGGTGTTCCGCGCCGCGGCGCTGCGCCACCTGAACCGGCAGGCGGATGCGCTGCAGGCGGTGCAGCAGGCCCTGGCGCTGGACCCGCGGCAGCCGGATGCGTTGCTGGAACGCGGCATCCTCAAGCAGCTGAAGGGCGACACCGCCGGGGCGCGGGCGGACTGGCAGCGCACCGTGACCGCGGCCCCGGACAGCCCGGCGGCGGATCTGGCGCGGCGCAACCTGGCCTTGAACGAGGCGGCACCACGGCGGCGCTGA
- a CDS encoding SDR family NAD(P)-dependent oxidoreductase: protein MTLHLLIFGLGYAGRAIAAEALGAGFRVSGTSRNPAAATAPAGVEVVGFPAAAAAIGTATHLLNTAAPDEAGDPVLAAHGTAIRTAPLLRWAGYMSTTGVYGDRGGGWVTETTPPAPAQDRSRRRIAAEQAWAEALAGRGVALDLFRTAGIYGPGRSALDEVRAGRARRVIRPGHTFSRIHVEDIAQAVVAAMRAPAGAVPRVLHLADDEPAEGAAVTAEAARLLGVAPPPAVPFEQALAGMSAMGRSFWAEDRKVCSAGTRAALGIGWRYPSFREGLAAIQRAEQAF from the coding sequence ATGACCTTGCACCTGCTCATCTTCGGCCTGGGCTATGCCGGCCGCGCCATCGCGGCGGAAGCCCTGGGCGCGGGCTTCCGCGTGTCCGGCACCTCGCGAAACCCTGCCGCCGCCACGGCGCCGGCGGGGGTGGAGGTGGTCGGCTTTCCGGCGGCCGCGGCGGCCATCGGCACCGCCACGCACCTGCTGAACACGGCCGCGCCGGACGAGGCCGGCGACCCGGTGCTGGCGGCGCATGGCACCGCCATCCGCACCGCGCCGCTGCTGCGCTGGGCGGGCTACATGTCCACCACCGGCGTGTACGGCGACCGCGGCGGCGGCTGGGTGACCGAAACAACGCCGCCCGCGCCGGCCCAGGACCGTTCCCGCCGCCGCATCGCCGCCGAGCAGGCCTGGGCGGAAGCTTTGGCGGGGCGCGGCGTGGCACTGGACCTGTTCCGCACCGCCGGCATCTACGGCCCCGGCCGCAGCGCGCTGGACGAGGTGCGGGCGGGCCGCGCGCGCCGGGTGATCAGGCCCGGCCACACCTTCAGCCGCATCCATGTGGAGGACATCGCCCAGGCCGTGGTGGCGGCCATGCGGGCGCCGGCCGGCGCCGTGCCCCGCGTGCTGCACCTGGCCGACGACGAGCCTGCCGAGGGCGCGGCCGTGACGGCCGAGGCCGCGCGGCTGCTGGGCGTGGCCCCGCCGCCGGCCGTGCCCTTCGAGCAGGCACTGGCCGGCATGTCGGCCATGGGCCGCAGCTTCTGGGCGGAGGACCGCAAGGTCTGCTCCGCCGGCACCCGCGCGGCGCTAGGGATCGGCTGGCGCTACCCCAGCTTTCGGGAAGGGCTCGCCGCCATCCAGCGTGCGGAACAGGCTTTCTAG
- a CDS encoding alpha/beta hydrolase, giving the protein MTAERHGRLERGDGVELAWAALPGTGAGPTVVFLGGFRSDMQGSKALALRDFCARQGRAFLRLDYSGHGDSGGRFEDGCIGDWAADAARVIEAEAPGPLLLVGSSMGGWIALLLARAWGARVRALLGIAAAPDFTYRLMEPEFSRAQRAELERDGITHLPSPYGEPVPITARLLADGRAQSVLDRPLPFAGPVRLLQGMRDAEVPWSTAPDIAAHLDAADVQVTLIKEGDHRLSRPEDLLLLEETLESLFRTLDGGEPFPKAGVAPADP; this is encoded by the coding sequence ATGACGGCGGAGCGGCACGGGCGGCTGGAGCGGGGCGACGGCGTGGAGCTGGCCTGGGCGGCGCTGCCCGGCACCGGCGCCGGGCCGACCGTGGTGTTCCTGGGTGGCTTCCGCTCGGACATGCAGGGCAGCAAGGCCCTGGCGCTGCGCGACTTCTGCGCCCGCCAGGGCCGCGCCTTCCTCAGGCTGGATTATTCCGGCCATGGCGACAGCGGCGGACGGTTCGAGGATGGCTGCATCGGCGACTGGGCGGCCGACGCCGCCCGGGTGATCGAGGCCGAGGCCCCTGGCCCGCTGCTGCTGGTCGGCTCCTCCATGGGTGGCTGGATCGCGCTGCTGCTGGCGCGGGCCTGGGGGGCGCGGGTGCGCGCGCTGCTCGGCATCGCCGCCGCGCCCGACTTCACCTACCGGCTGATGGAGCCCGAGTTCAGCCGCGCCCAGCGGGCCGAGCTGGAACGCGACGGCATCACCCACCTGCCCAGCCCCTATGGCGAGCCGGTGCCCATCACCGCCCGCCTGCTGGCCGATGGCCGGGCGCAGTCGGTGCTGGACCGCCCCCTGCCTTTCGCGGGGCCCGTGCGGCTGCTGCAGGGCATGCGGGATGCCGAGGTGCCCTGGTCCACCGCGCCGGACATCGCCGCCCACCTGGATGCCGCCGACGTGCAGGTCACGCTGATCAAGGAAGGCGACCACCGCCTGTCGCGGCCGGAGGACCTGCTGCTGCTGGAGGAAACGCTAGAAAGCCTGTTCCGCACGCTGGATGGCGGCGAGCCCTTCCCGAAAGCTGGGGTAGCGCCAGCCGATCCCTAG